The following coding sequences are from one Lysinibacillus sp. FSL W8-0992 window:
- a CDS encoding aminopeptidase P family protein, with protein MNIKNRIEKLRELMQENQMDAYIIPSFDAHQSEYIAEHWKCREWISGFTGSAGTVVITLNDAGLWTDGRYYIQAEKQLENSGIRLFRMVDPGVPFYSEWLADVLNEGSVVGFDGNVFSIDMVKKMEEDLKAKGIELKMDQDFIGDLWEDRPEIPKGSIFTHDVNYAGKSRVEKLNEVRAEMKNKGANYYILTSLDDIAWLLNIRGNDVPNNPVAIANVIVAEHKCYLFINSCKVPALVKSELEAEGIEVRENDEIQTFLENLSHEDVVILDTNKTSIRLLNAINEQTKKIESPNITTNLKAIKNDVEIKNLKWCEIKDGLAMVKFIKWLKHFVDKEEITEITAEEKLENFRSEQEGFVGPSFDTIAGYKEHAAMMHYKANQESQHTLNNEGLFLIDSGGQYYDGTTDITRTIVLGKLTEEQKRDFTLVLKGFIALSSVKYLYGATGSNLDVLARQPIWQYGLDYKCGTGHGVGFFLNVHEGPQSIRSTNHVTLEKGMIVTNEPGIYLEGKYGIRIENMMLVVEDEKTEFGQFMKFEAVTYCPIDLAGINKDMLTESEKQWLNNYHQEVYTKLAPYLTEEESAWLREETKEIE; from the coding sequence ATGAATATTAAAAATAGAATCGAAAAGCTAAGAGAGCTAATGCAAGAAAATCAAATGGATGCTTATATAATTCCAAGTTTTGATGCACATCAGAGTGAATATATAGCAGAACATTGGAAATGTAGAGAATGGATATCAGGATTTACAGGGTCTGCAGGTACTGTAGTGATTACGTTAAATGATGCTGGATTATGGACGGATGGCAGATACTATATTCAAGCTGAAAAGCAGCTTGAGAACTCGGGAATTAGATTATTTAGAATGGTAGATCCAGGGGTACCATTTTATTCAGAATGGCTAGCAGATGTTCTGAATGAAGGAAGCGTTGTTGGCTTTGATGGAAATGTTTTTTCAATAGATATGGTTAAAAAGATGGAAGAAGATTTAAAAGCAAAAGGTATCGAATTAAAAATGGATCAAGATTTTATTGGTGATCTGTGGGAAGACAGACCGGAGATTCCTAAAGGTTCAATTTTTACGCATGACGTAAACTATGCAGGGAAATCTCGAGTAGAGAAATTAAATGAAGTAAGAGCAGAAATGAAAAATAAAGGGGCAAATTATTATATTTTAACTTCCCTTGATGATATTGCGTGGCTTTTAAATATAAGAGGTAACGATGTGCCTAACAATCCAGTTGCCATAGCCAATGTAATCGTAGCGGAACATAAATGTTATTTATTTATTAATTCGTGCAAGGTTCCAGCTTTGGTTAAATCGGAACTAGAGGCAGAAGGAATTGAAGTAAGAGAGAATGATGAAATACAAACATTCTTGGAAAATCTTTCACACGAAGATGTCGTGATTTTAGATACAAATAAAACAAGTATCAGATTATTAAATGCCATTAATGAACAAACAAAGAAAATCGAAAGTCCTAACATTACGACGAATTTAAAAGCGATTAAAAATGACGTCGAGATAAAAAATTTAAAATGGTGTGAAATAAAAGATGGTTTAGCTATGGTGAAATTTATAAAGTGGCTAAAACACTTTGTAGATAAAGAAGAAATTACAGAGATTACGGCAGAAGAAAAATTAGAAAATTTCAGAAGTGAACAAGAAGGTTTTGTTGGACCTAGCTTTGATACGATTGCAGGTTATAAAGAACATGCAGCGATGATGCATTATAAAGCTAATCAAGAATCGCAACATACTTTGAACAACGAAGGACTATTTTTAATTGATTCAGGCGGACAGTATTACGATGGAACAACAGATATTACACGAACGATCGTTTTAGGAAAACTTACTGAAGAACAAAAAAGAGATTTTACTTTAGTGTTAAAAGGCTTTATAGCATTAAGCTCAGTAAAATATTTATACGGAGCAACAGGCTCTAACTTAGATGTTTTAGCAAGACAACCAATTTGGCAGTATGGTTTGGATTATAAGTGTGGGACAGGGCATGGGGTAGGATTTTTCCTGAATGTTCATGAAGGGCCACAAAGCATTCGCAGTACTAATCATGTTACATTAGAAAAAGGCATGATTGTTACGAATGAACCGGGAATATATCTTGAAGGTAAATATGGAATTAGAATTGAAAATATGATGTTAGTAGTTGAAGACGAGAAAACAGAATTTGGTCAATTTATGAAGTTTGAAGCAGTTACGTATTGCCCTATTGATTTAGCGGGTATTAATAAAGATATGTTAACAGAGAGTGAAAAGCAATGGTTAAACAATTATCATCAAGAGGTTTACACAAAGCTAGCGCCTTATTTAACTGAAGAAGAGAGTGCATGGTTAAGAGAAGAAACGAAAGAAATAGAATAG
- the eutH gene encoding ethanolamine utilization protein EutH, producing the protein MDKFVLLLIGSFFVIGGIDYITGNHLKLGRKFEEGIKTMGALGLGMIGILSLAPILANFLSAKIIPLCQVFHLDPSIIPAAFLAVDMGGYQMAEELAMTKEMGAFSGIIIASTLGATISFSIPVALGMLSKEDEKFFSKGVLVGIITIPIGCLAAGLWQKMNFNLLAWNLVPIFVFAIILGVGLLKAPHVFIKVFNVFGKLIMSLSAVGLLLQGVDVIFGVKLVSGLAPLSESMVIVGKIAFILAGAYPMLELISLIFKNRFKKIGKKFGINSAAVAGIIGNLASNLLIFGTYKDMNPKGKVVCTAFGVSGAFVFGGQFGYVSEVAPEMLGAFIVSKLTAGLLSIVLALWLYDRENKKFSLKNNGGISNEY; encoded by the coding sequence ATGGATAAATTTGTATTGCTCCTAATTGGCTCATTTTTTGTAATCGGAGGTATTGATTATATTACCGGTAATCATTTAAAACTGGGTCGGAAATTTGAGGAAGGCATAAAAACCATGGGGGCTTTAGGGCTTGGTATGATAGGAATACTTTCTTTAGCACCTATCTTAGCAAATTTTTTATCCGCTAAGATTATTCCACTATGTCAAGTATTTCATTTAGATCCTTCTATCATTCCTGCAGCTTTTTTAGCTGTAGATATGGGGGGCTATCAAATGGCTGAGGAGCTAGCAATGACAAAGGAAATGGGAGCATTCTCAGGAATTATCATTGCTTCTACTTTAGGAGCCACAATTAGTTTTTCAATTCCTGTCGCTTTAGGAATGCTTTCGAAAGAAGATGAAAAATTTTTTTCTAAAGGTGTTTTGGTTGGAATTATTACAATACCAATAGGATGCCTTGCAGCAGGCTTATGGCAAAAAATGAATTTTAATCTATTAGCATGGAATCTGGTACCTATATTTGTTTTTGCCATTATTTTAGGGGTTGGATTATTAAAAGCTCCGCATGTGTTTATAAAAGTTTTTAATGTATTTGGCAAGCTTATAATGAGTCTAAGTGCTGTAGGATTACTTTTACAAGGTGTAGATGTAATATTTGGTGTTAAGCTCGTTTCAGGATTAGCACCTCTATCTGAATCTATGGTAATAGTAGGAAAAATTGCATTTATTTTAGCTGGTGCATATCCTATGCTAGAACTGATTAGTCTAATTTTTAAAAATAGGTTTAAAAAAATAGGGAAGAAATTTGGTATTAATTCTGCGGCGGTAGCAGGCATTATCGGAAATTTAGCTAGCAATTTATTAATATTTGGCACATACAAGGATATGAATCCTAAAGGAAAAGTAGTATGTACTGCCTTTGGAGTAAGTGGAGCGTTTGTATTTGGTGGCCAATTTGGATATGTGTCAGAAGTAGCCCCAGAAATGTTAGGAGCGTTTATAGTTTCGAAGCTTACTGCAGGCTTATTAAGTATAGTACTAGCCTTATGGCTGTATGATCGAGAAAATAAAAAATTTAGTCTTAAGAATAATGGAGGTATTAGTAATGAATATTAA
- a CDS encoding helix-turn-helix domain-containing protein — MNIGMEIKKLRTEKGITLKELSEKSELSVGFLSQLERGLTTIAVDSLEKLADILEVHLTHFFDYPHKKKDVVLRSYEQEIIDAVDGGFIKYSLSTNLENKQLVPRLIEILPQKKDEEILSYKHEGEEFIYVLEGILTVYINGKSYEVYPGDSIHMDSNIAHNWANYTNKKVKLIAVNTPNFYNSGLNNIASD, encoded by the coding sequence ATGAATATAGGGATGGAAATCAAGAAATTAAGAACTGAAAAAGGAATTACTTTGAAAGAGTTAAGTGAAAAAAGCGAACTTTCTGTTGGGTTTTTATCTCAATTAGAAAGAGGTCTTACTACTATAGCAGTTGATTCACTTGAAAAACTAGCTGATATTTTGGAAGTACATTTAACACATTTTTTTGATTATCCACATAAAAAGAAAGATGTCGTTTTAAGGAGTTATGAACAAGAAATAATAGACGCCGTAGATGGTGGCTTTATTAAGTATAGTTTAAGTACAAATTTGGAAAATAAACAACTTGTTCCTAGGCTTATCGAAATACTACCTCAAAAGAAAGATGAAGAAATATTATCCTATAAGCATGAGGGAGAAGAGTTCATTTATGTTTTAGAGGGTATATTAACGGTTTACATAAATGGCAAGAGCTATGAAGTGTATCCTGGTGATAGTATTCATATGGACTCAAATATTGCTCACAATTGGGCAAATTATACTAACAAAAAGGTTAAGCTCATCGCTGTTAATACGCCTAATTTCTATAATAGTGGGTTAAATAATATAGCTTCTGATTAG
- a CDS encoding 2-hydroxyacid dehydrogenase, with product MKKKLFITRKFPAQFVEPLEEHYDIEQWEEEEIVIPRDKLLAAVADCEVLWVTIADQVDEELLKHAPNLKLVTNLAVGFNNIDVPALRKRGIMATNTPGVLTNTTADLVFGLLLATARRIPESERYLRDGHWKSWYPMQLVGKDVSGSTIGIIGMGRIGQAVARRAKGFDMKVLYHNRRRRHEAEEMYGFRYASLEELLTKSDFVVIMTPYNSDTVGLIGAKELALMQEDAVLINASRGGIIDENALYDTLKNGKLWAAGLDVFEHEPVALDHPLLTLPNVVALPHIGSASLKTRTAMLMLNVNALMAYGEGKPISNRID from the coding sequence ATGAAAAAGAAATTGTTTATTACACGAAAATTTCCGGCTCAGTTTGTTGAGCCTTTAGAAGAGCATTATGATATAGAACAATGGGAGGAAGAAGAAATCGTTATTCCGCGAGACAAACTTTTAGCAGCAGTAGCGGATTGTGAAGTATTGTGGGTAACGATTGCAGACCAAGTCGACGAAGAATTATTAAAACACGCCCCCAATTTAAAACTAGTGACAAATCTAGCAGTTGGTTTTAACAATATTGATGTACCAGCGTTGCGTAAAAGAGGCATAATGGCTACAAATACGCCTGGCGTATTAACAAATACGACAGCTGATTTAGTATTTGGCTTATTGCTAGCAACAGCACGTAGAATACCAGAAAGTGAGCGTTATTTACGTGATGGTCATTGGAAAAGCTGGTACCCTATGCAATTAGTTGGTAAAGATGTGTCGGGCTCAACGATTGGCATTATCGGCATGGGACGTATCGGGCAGGCTGTTGCGAGACGTGCGAAGGGCTTTGATATGAAAGTTTTATATCATAACCGTAGACGTCGCCATGAAGCGGAAGAAATGTATGGCTTCCGTTATGCATCCCTAGAGGAGCTTTTAACGAAATCTGATTTTGTTGTTATAATGACCCCTTATAATAGCGATACAGTTGGTTTAATCGGCGCGAAGGAGCTTGCCTTAATGCAAGAGGATGCAGTATTGATTAATGCCTCTCGTGGAGGAATTATTGATGAAAATGCCCTTTATGACACGTTGAAAAATGGCAAGCTATGGGCTGCAGGGCTAGACGTTTTTGAGCATGAGCCAGTTGCATTGGATCATCCTCTGTTAACCTTACCAAACGTCGTTGCGCTTCCGCATATCGGTAGTGCGTCGTTAAAAACAAGAACAGCTATGCTAATGCTCAATGTCAATGCACTAATGGCATATGGAGAAGGCAAGCCAATATCGAATAGAATTGACTAA
- a CDS encoding globin-coupled sensor protein, protein MFQFRNRPKQNTIVMNDVSNTGVTIQDPERLLQLQLVNLTKQDLQLIKSLKPYVEQSVVEVVETFYKAVESVPTLRDVIQKHSSSERLRQTLRHHIIEMFEGKIDDNFLEKRRSVGKMHVKINLYPKWYLAAFQNLEKSLRKIVYNLHLSKEEEEKLCDAISKMCNFEQQIVLEEYNNYSNSIVEEQRSSIRAHVKDIVGGISTQLEAQSHETNESVMELISSTKQVDAYLKESIDEAKTMQKVSSEGYSKIVLLNEQTGKINDKTAEMAIMVEELNHSSSKINKVIEMVKSISGQTNLLALNSAIEAARAGEHGKGFAVVADEVRKLADQTKESVEQIADLIGMSNGITKHVVQAIQEIQELVNNSIEQNLNSLKAFDAISGSVEGSIVNFQNVGSQITELANVIETIGESSEELERVASRLDTTIKDF, encoded by the coding sequence ATGTTTCAATTTAGGAATAGACCTAAGCAAAATACAATTGTTATGAATGATGTGTCAAATACAGGTGTAACTATTCAAGATCCAGAACGTCTGCTACAGCTACAACTCGTCAATCTAACAAAACAAGATTTACAGTTAATAAAAAGTTTAAAGCCATATGTTGAGCAAAGTGTTGTGGAAGTGGTCGAAACATTTTATAAAGCAGTAGAGAGTGTACCAACTTTACGAGATGTTATACAAAAGCACAGTTCGAGTGAACGCCTTCGCCAAACACTTCGCCATCATATAATTGAAATGTTTGAAGGGAAAATCGATGACAACTTTTTAGAAAAGCGTCGGAGCGTAGGAAAAATGCATGTAAAGATTAATTTATATCCGAAATGGTATTTAGCTGCGTTTCAAAATCTAGAAAAATCTTTGCGGAAAATCGTCTATAATTTGCATCTATCAAAAGAAGAAGAAGAAAAGTTATGTGATGCTATTAGTAAAATGTGTAATTTTGAACAGCAAATTGTTTTGGAAGAGTATAACAACTATTCTAATTCTATAGTAGAAGAGCAACGAAGTAGTATCCGTGCACATGTAAAAGATATAGTTGGTGGAATTTCGACGCAGTTAGAAGCCCAGTCTCATGAAACAAATGAATCGGTAATGGAGCTTATTTCTAGTACGAAGCAAGTAGATGCTTACTTAAAGGAAAGTATTGATGAAGCCAAGACGATGCAAAAAGTTTCATCTGAAGGCTATTCGAAAATCGTATTATTAAATGAACAAACTGGAAAAATTAATGATAAGACTGCTGAAATGGCGATAATGGTAGAAGAGTTGAACCATTCCTCTTCAAAAATTAATAAAGTAATCGAGATGGTGAAAAGCATTTCTGGACAAACTAATTTACTAGCATTGAATTCAGCAATTGAAGCTGCACGAGCTGGGGAACATGGAAAAGGTTTTGCAGTAGTAGCCGATGAGGTACGTAAGTTAGCAGATCAAACGAAAGAATCAGTGGAACAAATTGCAGATTTGATCGGCATGTCTAATGGCATTACGAAACATGTAGTTCAGGCAATTCAAGAAATACAAGAGCTCGTAAATAATAGTATCGAGCAAAATTTGAACTCATTAAAAGCATTCGATGCGATATCTGGCTCAGTAGAGGGCTCTATCGTAAACTTCCAAAATGTTGGAAGTCAAATTACTGAGTTGGCAAATGTAATTGAAACCATTGGCGAATCTTCGGAGGAACTAGAACGAGTTGCAAGTCGTCTTGATACGACGATTAAAGATTTCTAA
- a CDS encoding undecaprenyl-diphosphate phosphatase, translated as MDIIELLKALILGFVEGMTEFAPVSSTGHMIIVDDMWLKTEEFLGKYPANTFKIVVQLGSILAVVVVMWKRMLSLVGLYNISGQSRSMKGRFNLMHVIVGMLPAVVLGFAFKDFIDDHLFKVEHVIYALVAGAILMIAADKFAPRKPKVESLDDISYGMAFKVGLVQCLSLWPGFSRSGATISGGVLFGISHRVAADFTFIMAVPIMAGASLVSVLKNWDTLSMDYLGFYVVGFISSFVFALLSIKFFLALISKVKLMPFAIYRLVLAAILSIIIFM; from the coding sequence GTGGATATAATAGAATTATTGAAGGCACTAATTTTAGGCTTTGTCGAAGGAATGACAGAGTTTGCACCAGTATCTTCTACAGGTCATATGATTATTGTGGATGATATGTGGTTAAAGACAGAGGAGTTTTTAGGAAAGTATCCGGCTAATACTTTTAAAATCGTTGTTCAGTTAGGGTCGATATTAGCGGTCGTAGTGGTCATGTGGAAGCGTATGCTAAGCCTCGTGGGTCTATATAATATTAGTGGACAATCACGATCTATGAAAGGTCGCTTTAACTTAATGCATGTAATTGTCGGTATGTTACCAGCAGTTGTATTAGGATTTGCGTTTAAAGATTTTATTGACGATCATTTATTTAAAGTAGAGCATGTTATTTATGCATTAGTAGCTGGTGCAATTTTAATGATTGCTGCCGATAAATTTGCACCAAGAAAACCTAAAGTCGAATCATTAGATGATATTTCTTATGGCATGGCGTTTAAAGTAGGTTTAGTACAGTGTTTATCTTTATGGCCAGGATTTTCTCGTTCGGGTGCAACTATTTCAGGTGGTGTCCTTTTCGGAATTAGTCACCGAGTAGCTGCTGATTTCACGTTTATTATGGCTGTTCCAATAATGGCAGGTGCAAGCCTTGTATCTGTATTGAAAAACTGGGATACCCTTTCAATGGATTATTTAGGATTTTATGTAGTTGGTTTTATTAGTTCATTTGTATTTGCATTACTATCCATTAAGTTTTTCTTAGCTCTTATCTCAAAAGTAAAACTAATGCCATTTGCGATTTATCGTTTGGTATTAGCTGCTATACTAAGTATTATTATTTTTATGTAA
- a CDS encoding metallophosphoesterase: protein MAKISMGVLFLGIYSALTFYLGWGLKQWLVAMNWFYYPVFYWLLLYIVSFSVLIGRIHESLRVFSVIGNYWMFIFEYGLLLCLTVQVVMWVTPFNNIRIIGSLAVFTFFVLWVVGTYLAYSPVVRNLDITMDKKDSELSSMRVVIASDFHLGVLSNKKHLQRFVNLSNEAKPDVVFLAGDIVDDDPKWFVQDGMADVMKQLTATYGVYGVLGNHEYYGKKIPEFVEEMKKAGVEILRDETIRVGNAFIVTGQEDITNKERQQLDAIKLKDHLPWFVMNHTPDDLATPEQAGVDLHMSGHTHKGQLWPNQYITARVFELDHGYKMKGQMHTLVSSGFGFWGPPMRIGSRSELWVVDITFQ from the coding sequence ATGGCAAAAATAAGCATGGGCGTTCTTTTTTTAGGTATATATAGTGCTTTAACGTTCTATTTAGGGTGGGGCTTAAAGCAGTGGCTTGTCGCAATGAATTGGTTTTACTATCCAGTTTTCTATTGGCTGTTACTTTATATCGTTTCCTTTAGTGTTCTTATAGGAAGGATACATGAATCTTTACGAGTGTTTTCTGTAATCGGTAATTATTGGATGTTTATATTTGAATACGGCTTATTGTTATGTTTAACAGTACAAGTTGTTATGTGGGTAACGCCATTCAATAATATTCGCATTATTGGAAGTTTGGCTGTCTTTACGTTCTTTGTACTGTGGGTTGTCGGTACGTATCTGGCATATTCTCCAGTTGTCCGTAATTTAGACATTACAATGGATAAAAAAGATAGTGAGTTATCGTCGATGCGGGTTGTTATTGCTTCCGATTTTCATTTAGGCGTGTTATCAAATAAAAAGCATTTACAACGTTTTGTAAATTTATCGAATGAAGCGAAGCCAGATGTTGTTTTTTTAGCAGGAGACATTGTTGATGATGACCCAAAATGGTTTGTTCAAGACGGAATGGCTGATGTGATGAAACAGCTTACGGCTACTTATGGTGTATATGGTGTGCTTGGTAATCACGAATATTATGGTAAGAAAATTCCTGAATTTGTAGAGGAAATGAAAAAAGCTGGTGTGGAAATTTTACGAGATGAAACAATTCGGGTTGGCAATGCGTTTATAGTAACGGGCCAAGAAGATATTACGAATAAAGAAAGACAACAACTCGATGCTATAAAATTGAAAGATCATTTGCCTTGGTTTGTGATGAATCATACACCGGATGATTTGGCAACACCAGAGCAGGCAGGGGTAGATCTCCATATGTCTGGTCATACGCACAAAGGGCAATTATGGCCTAACCAGTATATTACAGCTCGTGTTTTTGAGCTGGATCATGGTTATAAGATGAAGGGACAAATGCATACACTTGTTTCATCGGGCTTTGGATTTTGGGGACCACCAATGCGTATAGGTAGTCGTTCTGAGCTATGGGTTGTTGATATTACTTTTCAGTAA
- a CDS encoding acyl-CoA dehydrogenase family protein, with translation MGKYKFESTEHELFRKTFRKFLAEEAEAHYNQWEKDHLIPLGFWRKLGQLGYLCPQVEEQYGGLGLDFSFGVIIQEELERVGSSLIGVGLHNDIVVPYIEAYGTAKQKSRWLPKCVTGETITAIAMTEPGTGSDLANIQTTAIRDGDHYIVNGQKTFITNGIHANLVVVAVKTNPHAEKKHRGISLLVIEAGTTGFTKGRKLEKVGMHAQDTAELFFEDCRVPVENLLGEEGKGFTYMMEKLQQERLAVAVAAQSAAEDMLALTIDYVKSRQAFGKSISDFQNTQFKIAEMATKIELGKTFLESLIEEHIAGKDVVTKVSMAKYWITENAREISTQCMQLHGGYGYMEEYKIARRYRDIPVMSIYAGTNEVMKMIIAKNVGL, from the coding sequence ATGGGGAAGTATAAATTTGAATCCACAGAACATGAGTTATTCCGCAAAACGTTCCGTAAGTTTTTAGCAGAAGAAGCTGAGGCCCATTATAATCAGTGGGAAAAAGATCACCTTATTCCGCTTGGTTTTTGGCGTAAGCTTGGACAATTAGGTTATCTATGTCCACAAGTGGAAGAACAATATGGGGGTCTCGGATTAGATTTTAGCTTTGGTGTCATTATCCAAGAAGAATTAGAACGTGTAGGTTCAAGCCTTATCGGTGTCGGTTTGCATAATGATATCGTTGTCCCTTACATCGAGGCATATGGGACAGCTAAACAAAAATCACGCTGGCTCCCAAAATGTGTCACAGGTGAAACTATTACAGCAATTGCAATGACAGAGCCCGGAACAGGCTCCGACTTAGCAAATATACAAACGACTGCTATTCGAGATGGCGATCATTATATTGTTAATGGTCAAAAAACCTTTATTACGAATGGGATTCATGCAAATTTAGTCGTTGTCGCGGTAAAAACGAACCCCCATGCTGAGAAAAAACATCGAGGAATTAGCCTTCTCGTTATTGAGGCAGGAACAACAGGCTTTACAAAGGGGCGTAAACTTGAAAAAGTAGGCATGCATGCGCAAGATACGGCTGAACTATTTTTTGAGGATTGTCGTGTTCCAGTAGAAAATTTATTAGGTGAGGAAGGAAAAGGCTTCACCTACATGATGGAAAAGCTACAGCAGGAGCGTCTAGCTGTAGCAGTCGCAGCCCAATCTGCAGCCGAAGATATGCTTGCTTTAACAATTGATTATGTTAAATCACGTCAAGCTTTCGGAAAATCCATTAGTGATTTCCAAAATACGCAATTTAAAATTGCGGAAATGGCGACAAAAATAGAGCTTGGCAAAACGTTTTTAGAATCTTTAATCGAAGAACATATTGCTGGTAAAGACGTTGTAACAAAGGTTTCTATGGCGAAATACTGGATTACTGAAAATGCTCGAGAGATATCTACTCAGTGCATGCAGTTGCACGGTGGCTACGGTTATATGGAGGAATATAAAATTGCACGACGTTATCGTGATATTCCCGTAATGTCTATATACGCTGGCACAAATGAAGTGATGAAAATGATTATTGCCAAAAATGTAGGGCTATAA